A stretch of Candidatus Binatia bacterium DNA encodes these proteins:
- a CDS encoding type II toxin-antitoxin system PemK/MazF family toxin produces MRRGEVWLINLDPTVGAEIKKTRPAVIVNDDAVGALPLRVIVPLTEWKERFAVAPWLVRVEPDAENALEKASAADAFQVRSVSQQRFVRLLGKLSEPAMQAITRALATVLNIASTTASTPA; encoded by the coding sequence GTGCGTCGGGGTGAGGTGTGGCTCATCAATCTCGATCCGACGGTTGGTGCTGAGATCAAGAAAACCCGCCCCGCCGTCATCGTGAACGACGACGCCGTTGGGGCCCTGCCGCTCCGAGTCATTGTGCCGCTTACAGAATGGAAAGAGCGCTTCGCAGTGGCGCCGTGGCTGGTCCGGGTTGAACCCGACGCGGAAAACGCTCTCGAAAAGGCATCGGCGGCTGACGCCTTCCAAGTGCGATCGGTATCGCAGCAACGATTCGTGCGGCTGCTCGGGAAACTGTCTGAACCCGCAATGCAGGCCATCACCCGGGCGCTCGCAACCGTGCTGAACATCGCTTCAACTACGGCATCGACACCAGCGTGA
- a CDS encoding putative toxin-antitoxin system toxin component, PIN family: MSTRKSGPRAVLDSNILARFLLTPRGFSGQLLRTLEAGGFTLVTCEAILTEVTDVLGRPHVQRYGPYPPHEIVEAVDALRGVAEVVPGRYEVFIVAEDPKDNPVLACALEGHADFVVTDDRKHLLPLKHYHGIQIVSMPLFLRTLGA, encoded by the coding sequence GTGAGCACGCGAAAAAGCGGTCCGCGGGCTGTTCTCGACAGTAACATCCTTGCACGATTCCTGCTGACGCCGCGTGGTTTCAGCGGGCAACTGCTCCGCACACTCGAGGCCGGTGGCTTCACATTGGTGACATGCGAGGCCATCCTCACCGAAGTGACTGACGTGCTGGGGCGCCCGCACGTGCAGCGGTATGGGCCGTACCCCCCGCACGAGATCGTGGAAGCCGTGGACGCGCTTCGAGGGGTCGCCGAAGTTGTTCCCGGCCGGTACGAGGTGTTCATCGTGGCGGAGGATCCGAAAGACAATCCCGTCCTGGCGTGCGCCCTCGAAGGCCATGCGGACTTTGTTGTCACCGATGACCGCAAGCATCTTCTTCCACTCAAGCACTACCACGGCATCCAGATCGTATCGATGCCGTTGTTCCTACGCACCTTGGGTGCGTAG